A part of Candidatus Electrothrix aestuarii genomic DNA contains:
- a CDS encoding Uma2 family endonuclease: MNWQEVCADPHLHNLPYKIELNEQGQIIMTPVCLYHSAWQGEIIRWLLRLTDIGKALPEVAIATAQGTKVADVVWCSDTLWRQIKHEAESPVAPEICVEVLSPTNTADEMLRKRMLYLAHGAEEVWLCSKDGTMQFFSADGALERSGLVPQFPTHLEL, encoded by the coding sequence ATGAACTGGCAGGAAGTCTGCGCAGATCCGCATTTGCATAATCTGCCATACAAAATTGAACTCAATGAGCAGGGGCAGATTATTATGACTCCGGTGTGCTTATATCACTCCGCCTGGCAAGGCGAAATTATCCGGTGGCTGCTCCGCCTGACAGACATCGGCAAAGCCTTACCTGAAGTCGCCATTGCTACAGCACAGGGCACCAAGGTCGCTGATGTGGTCTGGTGTTCCGACACATTGTGGCGGCAGATCAAGCACGAGGCAGAAAGTCCGGTTGCCCCGGAAATCTGCGTGGAGGTGCTGTCTCCAACCAACACAGCGGATGAAATGCTTCGCAAGAGAATGTTGTATCTGGCTCATGGTGCGGAAGAAGTCTGGCTCTGCTCTAAGGACGGGACAATGCAATTTTTCTCTGCTGATGGAGCTCTTGAGCGTTCCGGCCTTGTTCCGCAGTTTCCAACACATCTTGAACTGTAA
- the dsrK gene encoding sulfate reduction electron transfer complex DsrMKJOP subunit DsrK: protein MAVIKKDELSKNVAEEPSMMTGSTPQKGWMDTPVKFRPGNYAYPTKVEKLEYLNSQQGVSFPNARVWNPEDEDWKLPANWKEIIINGLADRLDRFRSLKIFMDCCVRCGACADKCHFFLGTGDPKNMPVLRAELLRSVYRGEFTLAGKILGKMAGARKMTAGVLKEWFMYAYQCTECRRCSVFCPYGIDTAEITMMLRELLHMVGCGINWAMEPVSNSNRTGNHMGLTPQAFKGNIDFLCEDIENLTGVKVNPTFNRKGAEVLFITPSADVFAEPGLFTGMGYLLLFEAIGLDYTWSTYASEGGNFGLFTSNEMMKKLNGKMYAEAERLGVKWILGGECGHMWRVINQYMDTMNGPADFLEVPKSPITGTVFDNAASTKMVHISEFTADLIKHGKIKFDKSRNAHVKATFHDSCNTSRAMGLLEEPRYILNHVLEEWHEMPRNTIREKTFCCGSGTALNTDEIMELRMRSGLPRANAVKHVYDKHAINTLACVCAIDRATLTTLMNYWIPDVQVAGLSELVGNALVIEGENRQELDEGLRTLV from the coding sequence ATGGCCGTTATAAAAAAAGATGAGTTGTCAAAGAATGTGGCCGAAGAGCCTTCGATGATGACCGGCTCTACCCCGCAGAAGGGGTGGATGGATACACCAGTAAAATTCAGGCCGGGCAACTATGCCTATCCTACCAAAGTAGAGAAACTGGAATATCTGAACAGCCAGCAGGGTGTCAGTTTCCCTAATGCCCGTGTCTGGAACCCTGAAGATGAAGACTGGAAGCTGCCAGCAAACTGGAAAGAAATTATTATCAACGGGCTGGCTGATCGTCTGGATCGCTTCCGTTCGCTAAAGATTTTCATGGATTGCTGCGTACGCTGTGGTGCCTGCGCAGATAAATGTCATTTTTTCCTGGGTACCGGTGACCCCAAAAATATGCCGGTTCTGCGAGCTGAGTTGTTGCGCTCTGTGTATCGCGGGGAATTTACCCTGGCCGGTAAAATCCTGGGTAAGATGGCTGGTGCTCGTAAGATGACCGCTGGTGTGCTGAAAGAGTGGTTTATGTACGCCTATCAGTGTACCGAGTGTCGCCGTTGCTCTGTTTTCTGTCCCTACGGTATCGACACCGCAGAAATCACCATGATGTTGCGTGAGCTGCTGCACATGGTTGGTTGCGGTATTAACTGGGCAATGGAGCCTGTTTCCAACTCCAACCGCACCGGTAACCATATGGGCCTGACCCCTCAGGCATTTAAAGGTAACATAGACTTCCTCTGTGAGGATATTGAGAACCTGACCGGCGTCAAGGTCAACCCGACCTTTAACCGGAAGGGTGCTGAAGTCCTGTTCATCACTCCGTCTGCGGATGTTTTTGCTGAACCGGGCCTCTTCACCGGTATGGGCTACCTGCTCCTATTCGAGGCCATCGGGCTGGATTATACCTGGTCCACCTATGCCTCTGAAGGTGGTAACTTCGGTCTCTTTACCTCCAACGAGATGATGAAGAAGCTCAACGGTAAGATGTATGCCGAGGCTGAGCGTCTGGGCGTGAAATGGATCCTCGGTGGTGAGTGCGGGCATATGTGGCGCGTTATCAATCAGTATATGGATACCATGAACGGTCCTGCTGACTTCCTTGAGGTGCCCAAGTCTCCGATCACCGGCACTGTCTTTGATAATGCAGCATCCACCAAGATGGTGCATATCAGTGAGTTCACCGCTGACCTGATCAAACACGGCAAGATTAAGTTTGATAAGAGCCGGAATGCCCATGTCAAGGCGACATTCCATGATTCCTGCAACACCTCTCGTGCTATGGGCCTGCTGGAAGAGCCGCGTTACATCCTGAATCATGTCCTGGAGGAGTGGCATGAGATGCCGCGCAACACCATCCGGGAGAAGACCTTTTGCTGTGGTTCCGGTACTGCCCTGAATACGGATGAGATCATGGAGCTGCGTATGCGCTCCGGTCTGCCTCGCGCCAATGCGGTCAAGCATGTCTACGATAAGCATGCCATTAATACCTTGGCATGTGTCTGCGCCATTGACCGGGCTACCCTGACCACTCTGATGAATTACTGGATACCAGATGTGCAGGTGGCTGGCCTCAGTGAGTTAGTCGGTAATGCGTTGGTTATCGAAGGCGAAAACAGACAGGAACTTGACGAGGGTCTGCGGACTCTGGTGTAA
- a CDS encoding carboxy terminal-processing peptidase: MRIHRLVSSLLLAFLLTGVSAYGKVMPVEFDRGRNRLIAAMLRSQLSAQHFDHKPFDEQMSKEAYKLYLSQLDPKKQFLLAADVKELDRYTDRIDDEISNGHITLPDMGMKLLNKQVEKVSGIIKEIMAAGFSPNKEDYLQTDPEKLAAAADEAELRDRWRRSLKLEVLDSYLEAVEKENKKREKKGEVLLDAEGEQVDETLWAEAMKKVQKKTDAYLERLLKVTRQEHYNRYFDAVARSFDPHTNYMAPTSKEDFDIHMSGSLEGIGALLREDDGHIKVVRVIPGSAAEAQGQLQAEDVIMSVSESDGEPVDISSMSIREAVSYIRGPKGTEVRLTVSRPDGARLVIPIVRDVVRLEETYVKSTVIKDDKGGKIGYVKIPSFYRDFSAGRLGKDGRNVTDDTRAELNKLKKERIHGLILDLRNNGGGSLSDAVNVSGLFLPGGPMVQVKNSQGVIRVLEDKDRGVVYDGPMIVLINQFAASASEIFAAAMQDYGRALVVGGAHTHGKGTVQALLDMNRNLPLLHLKKYDDLGALKVTIQKFYRVNGSSTQYKGVVPDVVLPSMLDYLETGEQYMDNSLPWDTVAEVAHPLWHGSRFDLERVKEQSRRYVARSKRFQKIKEESLKAKKRKEETKVPVYLAGVIKERKELEQARKEARDAGVLADEEDDDEQEKQGEKSLDEKLSHDLYVDLAVFLMENSKNVELTAGANN; this comes from the coding sequence ATGCGTATCCATCGTTTGGTTTCGAGTTTACTACTGGCCTTTCTGCTGACCGGGGTGTCAGCATACGGCAAGGTAATGCCGGTGGAATTCGACCGAGGTCGTAACCGCCTTATTGCCGCAATGCTGCGGAGTCAACTTTCTGCTCAGCATTTTGATCATAAGCCTTTTGATGAGCAGATGTCCAAAGAGGCCTATAAACTCTATCTCAGTCAACTGGATCCTAAAAAACAGTTTCTCCTGGCTGCTGATGTGAAGGAGTTGGATCGATATACCGATAGGATTGATGACGAGATCAGCAATGGTCATATCACCCTGCCTGATATGGGCATGAAGCTCCTGAATAAGCAAGTTGAAAAGGTCTCAGGCATAATTAAGGAGATCATGGCTGCGGGTTTTTCTCCGAATAAGGAAGACTACCTTCAGACTGATCCTGAAAAGCTGGCTGCTGCGGCAGACGAAGCCGAGCTGAGAGATCGTTGGCGGCGCTCTTTGAAGCTGGAAGTCCTGGATTCATACCTGGAAGCAGTTGAGAAAGAAAATAAAAAGCGGGAAAAAAAGGGCGAAGTGCTGTTAGACGCTGAAGGCGAGCAGGTGGATGAAACGCTTTGGGCTGAGGCAATGAAGAAGGTCCAGAAGAAAACCGATGCCTATCTGGAGCGGCTCCTCAAGGTCACTCGTCAGGAACATTATAATAGGTACTTTGATGCGGTTGCCCGTTCCTTTGACCCCCATACCAATTATATGGCGCCGACTTCAAAGGAAGATTTTGATATCCACATGAGCGGCTCTCTGGAAGGTATCGGAGCCCTGTTGCGTGAGGATGACGGGCATATCAAGGTAGTTCGCGTTATCCCTGGCAGTGCCGCAGAGGCCCAGGGGCAGCTTCAGGCCGAAGATGTTATTATGTCAGTCTCAGAGAGCGATGGAGAACCGGTGGATATTTCCTCCATGAGTATTCGGGAGGCTGTCTCCTATATCCGTGGTCCCAAGGGGACTGAGGTTCGCCTGACCGTGAGCAGGCCTGATGGTGCCCGCCTGGTTATTCCTATTGTACGTGACGTGGTACGACTGGAGGAAACCTATGTGAAATCCACTGTTATTAAAGATGATAAGGGTGGGAAGATTGGTTATGTAAAAATTCCCAGCTTTTATCGTGATTTTTCTGCGGGACGACTGGGCAAGGATGGTCGTAATGTCACTGATGATACGCGTGCAGAGCTGAATAAGTTGAAAAAGGAAAGGATCCACGGCCTTATTCTCGATTTGCGGAATAACGGTGGCGGCTCCTTGAGTGATGCGGTGAATGTCTCCGGGCTCTTTTTGCCTGGTGGTCCTATGGTGCAGGTGAAAAACTCCCAGGGAGTTATTCGTGTGCTTGAGGATAAAGATCGGGGCGTTGTCTATGACGGTCCCATGATCGTTCTTATCAATCAATTTGCAGCATCTGCATCAGAGATTTTTGCCGCTGCCATGCAGGATTACGGTCGCGCCTTGGTTGTTGGTGGGGCGCACACGCACGGAAAGGGCACAGTGCAGGCCCTGCTGGATATGAATCGTAATCTCCCCTTACTGCATCTGAAAAAGTATGATGATTTGGGGGCCTTAAAGGTTACTATCCAGAAATTTTACCGGGTAAACGGCAGCTCAACCCAATATAAGGGGGTTGTGCCGGACGTGGTCCTACCCAGCATGCTGGATTATCTGGAGACAGGCGAACAGTACATGGATAATTCCCTGCCTTGGGACACTGTTGCAGAGGTTGCCCATCCATTATGGCATGGCTCTCGTTTTGATCTGGAAAGGGTCAAGGAGCAGAGTCGCAGGTATGTGGCAAGAAGCAAACGATTCCAGAAGATAAAAGAGGAAAGCCTGAAGGCAAAGAAGCGGAAAGAAGAAACCAAGGTCCCTGTGTATCTGGCTGGCGTTATCAAGGAACGAAAAGAACTTGAGCAGGCAAGAAAAGAGGCTCGGGATGCCGGAGTACTGGCTGACGAGGAAGATGACGATGAGCAGGAGAAACAGGGTGAGAAAAGCCTGGACGAGAAGCTTTCTCATGATCTTTATGTGGACCTGGCTGTTTTCCTGATGGAAAACTCCAAAAACGTGGAGCTGACTGCCGGGGCTAATAACTAA
- a CDS encoding MBL fold metallo-hydrolase: protein MKVLALCIAFFACISPASAAEKLTQIAENVYAYVDTKNSTPQNSFGSNAGVIIGEQGIAVVDTLISAHEAKRFLQDIRKISDKPIRYVINTHYHLDHVFGNAEFAKQGALIIAQEEAKDLMQKHAEETLQHVGNYGLTAEDMQGTEIAYPVVTYQEKMTIDLGGQLLELTHAPHAHTGGDTLVYLPKQKVLFSGDVLFTQYHPFLGEGDIAEWSARLEAIKAMDVEKIIPGHGPVSDKGDLDDMEAYLQLFDTKAKELAATSDDPQEIAQEILPALPKRPEGAGLIPMNIQMKYLKKK from the coding sequence ATGAAAGTATTGGCATTATGTATTGCATTTTTCGCTTGTATCAGTCCGGCTTCAGCAGCAGAAAAACTGACCCAGATTGCTGAAAATGTCTACGCCTATGTAGATACAAAGAACAGTACGCCCCAGAATAGCTTTGGCTCCAACGCTGGTGTTATCATTGGGGAGCAGGGCATTGCTGTGGTTGATACCTTGATTTCCGCTCATGAGGCAAAGCGTTTTCTTCAGGATATTCGTAAAATCTCTGATAAGCCAATTCGATATGTGATCAATACCCACTATCATCTTGATCATGTGTTTGGCAATGCCGAATTTGCCAAGCAGGGCGCCCTGATCATTGCTCAGGAAGAAGCCAAGGATCTCATGCAGAAGCATGCTGAGGAAACATTACAACATGTTGGGAACTATGGCTTAACAGCTGAGGATATGCAGGGGACGGAAATAGCCTATCCTGTAGTTACCTATCAGGAAAAAATGACCATTGACCTGGGAGGGCAGCTCCTTGAGCTGACCCATGCTCCCCATGCCCATACGGGTGGCGATACTCTGGTCTACCTGCCGAAGCAGAAGGTTCTGTTCAGCGGCGATGTCTTGTTTACCCAATATCATCCCTTTCTTGGTGAAGGTGATATTGCAGAATGGTCTGCCCGTCTGGAGGCTATCAAGGCTATGGATGTGGAAAAGATTATTCCCGGTCACGGCCCTGTTTCTGATAAGGGCGACTTGGATGATATGGAGGCCTATCTTCAGCTTTTTGATACAAAGGCCAAGGAACTTGCTGCTACGTCTGATGATCCTCAGGAAATTGCTCAGGAAATACTGCCTGCTTTACCTAAACGACCTGAGGGAGCTGGGCTGATTCCTATGAATATTCAGATGAAATATCTCAAGAAAAAATAG
- the dsrM gene encoding sulfate reduction electron transfer complex DsrMKJOP subunit DsrM, which yields MKYLFPLVAVIVLARIAWVGSTIPGMQNVFGIDVPYAALILFICGFCWRVIYWAKSPVPFKIPTTCGQGYSLSWIKRDKLEAPVNTTEVVGRMFMEIVFFRSLWRNTKANIQPGPVLTYKSTRWLWFFGILFHYSMLIIVLRHLRLFVEPVPFLIDALGALDGLTFNPTPELSVYITDVLILCGLVALLLRRFLLRPVRYISLANDYFPLFLLIGIAISGISMRYFLRSGVDIIAIKKLAVGLATFNPEITTNIAPIFYTHLFLVSCLLAYFPFSKLMHMGGVFMSPTRDMANNSRMKRHINPWNPDIKPHSYASYEDEFREDMVEQGLPVEKELEKAED from the coding sequence ATGAAGTACCTCTTCCCCTTGGTTGCAGTCATTGTCTTGGCACGAATTGCATGGGTAGGGTCCACTATTCCTGGTATGCAAAACGTGTTTGGCATTGACGTGCCCTATGCAGCCCTGATTCTATTTATCTGCGGCTTTTGCTGGCGGGTCATTTATTGGGCCAAATCGCCTGTTCCGTTTAAAATCCCGACAACTTGCGGGCAGGGTTATTCCCTGTCCTGGATTAAGCGAGACAAACTGGAGGCCCCGGTAAACACAACTGAGGTTGTTGGCCGGATGTTCATGGAAATTGTTTTTTTTCGTTCCTTGTGGCGGAATACCAAGGCGAACATTCAGCCCGGTCCTGTCCTGACCTATAAATCAACCCGGTGGCTCTGGTTTTTCGGTATTCTCTTCCATTACAGCATGCTGATCATCGTGCTTCGTCATCTGCGTCTCTTTGTTGAGCCGGTACCCTTTTTGATCGACGCATTGGGTGCTCTGGATGGATTGACTTTTAATCCTACCCCGGAACTTTCTGTCTATATTACAGATGTTCTGATTCTTTGCGGCCTGGTAGCTCTCCTGCTCCGGCGTTTCCTTCTTCGTCCTGTTCGCTACATCTCTTTAGCTAATGACTACTTTCCTTTGTTCCTGTTGATCGGTATTGCCATCTCCGGTATCTCCATGCGCTACTTCCTGCGCAGCGGAGTGGATATCATCGCTATCAAAAAGCTGGCTGTGGGGCTAGCCACCTTCAATCCAGAAATCACAACGAATATCGCGCCAATCTTCTATACGCATCTTTTTCTGGTTTCCTGTCTGCTGGCTTACTTCCCCTTTTCCAAATTGATGCATATGGGTGGGGTGTTCATGAGCCCGACCCGGGATATGGCGAATAATAGTAGAATGAAGCGCCATATTAATCCTTGGAACCCTGATATCAAACCGCACTCTTATGCTTCCTATGAGGATGAATTCCGTGAGGATATGGTTGAACAGGGCCTGCCGGTTGAAAAGGAACTTGAGAAGGCTGAGGACTGA
- a CDS encoding HEPN domain-containing protein, with protein sequence MKLITREWLDRAKDDLAVIEEIIDNHALTNMVAFHAQQAVEKTLKAVIEEYEIAFVRTHKLEFLLEKTKAHLNFPVDMQSIRRLDEVYTEARYPSELGLLPYGKPSEDDARTMQEFARNLHENVESVLQ encoded by the coding sequence ATGAAACTGATCACGCGGGAATGGCTGGACAGAGCCAAAGATGACCTTGCGGTCATTGAGGAAATCATCGACAACCATGCCCTGACCAACATGGTTGCCTTTCATGCGCAACAGGCTGTGGAGAAAACCTTGAAGGCCGTCATTGAAGAATATGAGATAGCCTTTGTCAGGACACATAAGCTGGAGTTTCTGCTTGAAAAGACAAAGGCCCATCTCAACTTCCCTGTTGACATGCAGTCTATCAGGCGGCTCGACGAAGTCTACACGGAAGCGCGATATCCGTCAGAGTTAGGCCTGCTTCCCTATGGTAAACCCTCTGAAGATGATGCCCGAACGATGCAGGAATTCGCCCGAAACCTGCACGAGAATGTAGAGTCTGTGTTGCAATAA
- the gatB gene encoding Asp-tRNA(Asn)/Glu-tRNA(Gln) amidotransferase subunit GatB — protein MEFETVIGLEVHAQMKTKSKIFCGCSTEFGAPPNTHTCPVCLGMPGSLPVLNKQVVENGIKLALATDSTINKENRFARKNYFYPDLPKGYQISQFELPIAEHGQLEIEVDGQKKTIGITRAHMEEDAGKLVHDDLEPNSYVDLNRTGTPLLEIVSEPDLRSPEEAVAYLKKLHGIVRYLDICDGNMQEGSFRCDANISLRPKGQEEFGTRTELKNMNSFRNVQLALEYEERRQRDVLLDGGSVTQATLLWNPDANRTEAMRGKEEAHDYRYFPDPDLVPVQIDEDWIERVQGELPELAGERKQRFMDDMGLPEDVAATLTSSRDLADFFEQVCTEYNNPKKVSNFITTELLREYSPEQINDCPVSAPQLAALLQMVEKNTISGKIAKTVFAEMLESGDDPEKIVKDKGLVQMSDEGELVAIVREIIDANPEQAQQFRDGKTKVMGFFVGQLMQKTKGKANPQMANKLFAQELS, from the coding sequence ATGGAATTTGAAACCGTGATTGGGCTGGAAGTCCATGCCCAGATGAAGACCAAGAGTAAGATATTCTGCGGCTGTTCCACCGAGTTTGGTGCGCCGCCCAACACCCATACCTGTCCTGTCTGCCTGGGAATGCCCGGCTCGTTGCCGGTGCTGAATAAGCAGGTGGTGGAGAACGGCATCAAGCTGGCCCTGGCCACGGATTCCACCATTAATAAGGAAAACCGTTTTGCCCGCAAGAATTACTTCTATCCTGATCTGCCTAAGGGCTACCAGATCTCCCAGTTTGAGTTGCCCATTGCCGAGCACGGTCAGTTGGAGATAGAAGTTGATGGGCAGAAAAAGACCATCGGCATTACCCGTGCCCACATGGAGGAGGATGCGGGGAAGCTGGTCCATGATGACCTGGAGCCCAACAGCTATGTGGATCTCAATCGGACCGGCACTCCGCTGCTGGAGATCGTCAGTGAGCCCGACCTGCGTTCGCCGGAAGAGGCGGTGGCCTATTTGAAAAAGCTGCATGGTATTGTCCGTTATCTGGATATCTGCGACGGCAATATGCAGGAGGGCAGTTTTCGCTGCGATGCCAATATTTCTCTGCGTCCCAAGGGGCAGGAGGAGTTTGGTACGCGCACGGAGCTGAAGAATATGAACTCGTTCCGCAATGTGCAGCTGGCCCTGGAATATGAGGAGCGCAGGCAGCGGGACGTTCTCCTGGACGGAGGTTCTGTTACCCAGGCCACTTTGCTCTGGAATCCTGATGCAAACCGAACCGAGGCTATGCGGGGTAAGGAAGAGGCGCACGATTATCGCTACTTCCCGGACCCGGATCTGGTGCCGGTGCAGATTGACGAAGACTGGATCGAACGAGTACAGGGCGAGTTGCCGGAGCTGGCCGGAGAACGGAAGCAACGTTTCATGGATGATATGGGGCTACCCGAAGATGTGGCTGCAACTCTGACCTCATCCCGTGATCTGGCTGATTTCTTTGAACAGGTCTGCACGGAATATAATAATCCGAAAAAGGTGAGTAATTTTATCACCACCGAGTTGCTCAGGGAATACAGTCCTGAGCAGATCAATGACTGCCCGGTATCTGCTCCGCAATTGGCAGCCCTGCTCCAGATGGTGGAGAAAAACACTATCTCTGGCAAGATTGCCAAGACCGTGTTTGCGGAAATGTTGGAGTCCGGCGATGATCCAGAAAAGATCGTGAAAGACAAAGGCCTGGTGCAGATGAGCGACGAGGGGGAGCTGGTCGCCATTGTTCGCGAAATCATTGACGCCAATCCTGAGCAGGCCCAGCAATTCCGGGATGGAAAGACCAAGGTTATGGGCTTCTTTGTCGGTCAGCTGATGCAGAAGACTAAGGGCAAGGCCAATCCGCAGATGGCAAATAAGCTCTTTGCCCAGGAGTTGAGTTAA
- the yedF gene encoding sulfurtransferase-like selenium metabolism protein YedF, translating to MCFMFWNKKVLRVDCRGLSCPQPVLATKEALEAGNRLLEVVVDNEAAKNNVTRFLQDRNCTVTSSEPENDCWTLSVKAGRVCRRNQASAENYSCASAKSGGLIYVLSSASMGHGNADLGWALLQTYVQTIHKISPLPEKILLYNEGVRLVAEETGALKALEQLQEQGVEILACGTCLNFYELTASLRVGRITDMYEIMNTVNNAAKVVSPY from the coding sequence ATGTGTTTTATGTTTTGGAATAAGAAAGTGCTTCGGGTGGATTGTCGGGGCCTGAGTTGTCCCCAGCCTGTCCTTGCAACCAAAGAAGCCTTGGAGGCGGGAAATCGTCTCCTTGAGGTTGTGGTGGATAATGAGGCTGCGAAGAATAATGTCACCCGCTTTTTGCAGGACAGAAATTGCACCGTGACTAGCTCTGAGCCTGAAAATGATTGCTGGACCTTGTCTGTCAAGGCAGGTCGCGTGTGTCGCAGAAATCAGGCCTCAGCTGAGAACTACAGCTGTGCTTCGGCCAAAAGTGGCGGTTTGATCTATGTTCTTTCCTCAGCCTCAATGGGGCATGGAAATGCTGACCTTGGTTGGGCACTGCTCCAGACCTATGTGCAGACCATCCATAAAATCAGCCCCCTTCCTGAGAAAATCTTACTCTATAATGAAGGTGTGCGCTTGGTGGCTGAGGAAACAGGTGCCTTAAAAGCCCTGGAGCAGCTTCAGGAGCAAGGAGTAGAGATCCTTGCCTGTGGCACCTGTTTGAACTTTTATGAACTCACCGCCTCTCTCAGGGTCGGCAGAATCACCGATATGTATGAGATTATGAACACGGTGAATAATGCCGCGAAAGTGGTCAGTCCCTATTGA
- a CDS encoding nucleotidyltransferase domain-containing protein yields METNSKELQQILNHLKAVNLYKVILFGSVAKGQQHEHSDIDLLVVTDDEFFPKNYQEKSELYLKVSETLTEVAGRIPIDLIVFTKSMYQRFVQLGSLFSKEILQHGIILYETDHAGMAGQSQR; encoded by the coding sequence ATGGAAACAAACAGCAAGGAACTGCAACAAATCCTCAATCACCTGAAAGCCGTGAACCTCTACAAGGTCATCCTGTTCGGCTCTGTTGCCAAAGGGCAACAGCACGAGCACAGCGACATCGACCTGCTGGTCGTGACCGACGATGAGTTCTTCCCGAAAAATTATCAGGAAAAAAGCGAACTGTATCTCAAGGTATCCGAGACGCTTACAGAGGTTGCTGGCAGAATACCGATCGACCTGATTGTCTTTACTAAATCCATGTATCAGCGGTTTGTTCAACTCGGCTCGCTGTTCTCCAAGGAAATTCTCCAACACGGGATTATACTTTATGAAACTGATCACGCGGGAATGGCTGGACAGAGCCAAAGATGA
- a CDS encoding RsbRD N-terminal domain-containing protein, whose protein sequence is MNLLEALKSKEKKIIDTWVERTLDSYQSADFFKQTKDQFDNPVGANIRAGLTKVFHLMVSVDEPQDFAEPLDQVVRIRAVQDFTAAQAVAPLLELKWVVRQVLSADNTCRSLVTELAPFDRDVDRIALMAFDIYMNCRDRLYQARIRELKSGSYILTDSSCASAAVRENLQDIASLSGK, encoded by the coding sequence ATGAATCTGCTTGAAGCGCTGAAAAGTAAAGAGAAAAAAATAATAGATACCTGGGTGGAAAGGACGCTGGACTCCTATCAGTCAGCGGATTTCTTCAAGCAGACCAAGGATCAGTTTGATAATCCCGTTGGTGCGAATATTCGAGCTGGATTGACCAAGGTTTTTCATCTGATGGTCTCAGTGGATGAGCCACAGGACTTTGCTGAGCCCCTTGATCAGGTTGTTCGGATTCGCGCAGTGCAGGATTTCACTGCTGCGCAGGCAGTTGCGCCGCTACTTGAGCTGAAATGGGTAGTGAGGCAGGTTCTTTCTGCGGATAATACATGTCGTTCTCTCGTCACCGAGCTTGCCCCTTTTGACCGTGACGTCGACAGGATTGCTCTGATGGCCTTTGATATTTATATGAATTGCCGGGACCGGTTGTATCAGGCCCGCATTCGTGAGTTGAAAAGCGGTAGTTATATTTTAACGGACTCTTCCTGCGCCTCTGCGGCTGTCCGGGAAAATTTGCAGGACATAGCCTCCTTATCAGGGAAATAA
- a CDS encoding XisI protein, with protein MAVKKEYRDVIKSILSEYARHRPTGGEIEMETIFDDIQGRYQLVAFGWQGKKRVHGCLIHIDLKNEKVWLQHDSTDAEIAQQLVEQGISADQIVLGFQPEKYRQHSGFAVN; from the coding sequence ATGGCTGTAAAAAAAGAATACAGAGATGTGATAAAATCAATTCTCTCTGAATACGCCCGGCATCGTCCAACAGGCGGCGAGATTGAAATGGAAACCATTTTTGACGACATTCAGGGTCGTTACCAACTGGTTGCCTTTGGATGGCAGGGGAAAAAACGTGTTCATGGCTGTCTGATTCATATTGATTTGAAGAATGAAAAAGTCTGGCTGCAACACGACAGCACTGATGCGGAGATCGCTCAACAACTTGTGGAGCAAGGCATTTCCGCTGATCAGATCGTGCTTGGATTTCAGCCGGAGAAATATCGTCAACATAGCGGGTTTGCGGTGAATTAG
- a CDS encoding menaquinol oxidoreductase, whose product MYDKGQTITALVIFVLLVTFPIWYNKLIGNVEAVPTVSNNELPEAMFQSITFPNDAKHALTTPEMRSTHMQMLESIHGKAMADGYAPDKDGKQKTMQCLMCHGTKEAFCDSCHVSAAVSTPDCWTCHNKQ is encoded by the coding sequence ATGTATGATAAAGGACAGACCATAACGGCACTGGTGATCTTTGTTCTGCTGGTCACCTTCCCCATATGGTATAATAAGCTCATTGGTAATGTTGAAGCCGTGCCTACGGTTTCAAATAATGAGCTGCCAGAGGCCATGTTTCAGAGCATCACTTTTCCCAATGATGCGAAACATGCGCTGACAACCCCGGAGATGCGCAGTACCCATATGCAGATGTTGGAGAGCATTCACGGAAAGGCGATGGCCGATGGATACGCACCGGACAAAGACGGAAAGCAGAAAACGATGCAGTGCCTGATGTGCCACGGCACCAAAGAGGCATTTTGCGATAGCTGCCATGTCAGTGCAGCTGTGAGCACCCCGGATTGTTGGACGTGTCATAACAAGCAGTAA